One window of Pseudomonas urmiensis genomic DNA carries:
- a CDS encoding amino acid ABC transporter permease, with amino-acid sequence MTAFDFKPDMAPPVNTKGAIGWMRANLFSSWYNTLLSLFAVYVVWLVVPPLLDWAVVNANWRGTTRADCTNTGACWVFVQQRFDQFMYGYYPDTQRWRVNLTVIAALIGALPFFVRGFPRKAVYGVIFLGLFPVLAFTLLHGGYVGLDQVPTSKWGGLMLTLVIATVGIAGALPLGIILALGRRSNMPAIKVFCVTFIEFWRGVPLITVLFMSSVLLPLFLPEDMSFDKLLRAMIGVVLFQSAYIAEVVRGGLQAVPKGQYEAAAAMGLGYWRSMGLVILPQALKLVIPGIVNTFIALFKDTSLVVIIGLFDLLNSVKQAAADPAWLGMATEGYVFAALVFWVFCFGMSHYSKSLERKLDTGHKV; translated from the coding sequence ATGACTGCTTTTGATTTTAAGCCTGATATGGCACCGCCGGTTAACACCAAGGGTGCGATAGGATGGATGCGAGCTAACTTGTTCTCTAGTTGGTATAATACGCTGCTGAGTCTCTTTGCAGTCTACGTGGTCTGGCTTGTTGTACCGCCGTTACTAGACTGGGCAGTCGTTAATGCTAATTGGAGAGGTACGACTCGCGCAGACTGTACCAATACTGGAGCATGTTGGGTCTTTGTCCAGCAGCGTTTTGACCAGTTCATGTATGGCTATTATCCCGACACTCAACGCTGGAGAGTAAATTTAACGGTGATCGCAGCTTTGATAGGCGCTTTGCCATTCTTTGTTCGTGGTTTTCCTCGTAAAGCCGTTTATGGAGTTATTTTCCTCGGCCTGTTTCCGGTGCTAGCGTTTACCCTATTACATGGTGGATATGTTGGTCTCGATCAGGTTCCTACGAGTAAGTGGGGCGGTTTGATGCTGACGTTGGTAATCGCTACTGTGGGCATCGCAGGGGCACTGCCACTCGGCATTATTCTTGCCTTGGGTCGACGCTCAAACATGCCAGCTATAAAAGTTTTTTGTGTTACCTTTATCGAGTTTTGGCGTGGTGTTCCGCTAATTACCGTGCTTTTCATGAGTTCCGTTCTACTACCTCTATTTCTGCCCGAAGACATGAGCTTCGACAAGTTGCTACGCGCCATGATAGGCGTTGTTCTCTTTCAGTCGGCGTACATTGCAGAGGTGGTGCGCGGTGGGCTCCAGGCAGTTCCTAAAGGGCAATATGAAGCCGCAGCAGCAATGGGTTTAGGGTATTGGAGATCTATGGGGCTTGTAATCCTACCTCAAGCGCTCAAGTTGGTGATACCTGGTATTGTTAATACCTTCATTGCACTATTTAAAGATACTAGTTTGGTTGTGATAATCGGCCTTTTTGATCTTCTCAATAGCGTTAAACAAGCTGCTGCTGATCCTGCTTGGTTAGGAATGGCTACCGAAGGCTACGTATTTGCTGCGTTAGTTTTTTGGGTTTTCTGTTTTGGGATGTCCCATTATTCCAAAAGTCTGGAGCGTAAGCTCGACACTGGTCATAAGGTTTAG
- a CDS encoding amino acid ABC transporter permease yields the protein MQKIAPTKRRISMSDPRFRALILQVITIVSVLAVGLYFFNNTQENLANRGITSGFDFLERSAGFGIAQHLIPYVESDTYARVFVIALLNTLLVTFIGIVLATILGFIIGVARLSSNWMVSKLAAVYVETFRNIPPLLQILFWYFAVFLSLPGPRSSINIHNLFFISNRGLSMPGASVSDGLTAFVISIGIAIVCVLLMVRYGNKRFYETGQPFHKLWAGIGLMIVIPGCSAFLFGSPLHWDVPELKGFNFVGGWVLIPELLALTLALTIYTAAFIAEIVRSGIRSVSHGQTEAARSLGLKEGQVLRKVIVPQALRVIIPPLTSQYLNLAKGSSLAAGIGYPELVSLFAGTVLNQTGQAIELIAITMSVYLVISISISLLMNIYNKRIALVER from the coding sequence ATGCAAAAAATCGCCCCCACTAAGCGTAGGATATCGATGAGCGATCCGAGGTTTCGGGCCTTGATCCTCCAAGTCATAACCATTGTCTCGGTATTGGCAGTTGGTCTATATTTTTTCAATAACACACAAGAAAATCTCGCGAATCGAGGAATTACATCGGGCTTTGATTTTCTTGAACGCAGCGCCGGCTTCGGTATTGCTCAGCACCTCATTCCTTATGTTGAGTCAGATACCTATGCCAGGGTGTTTGTTATTGCACTACTCAACACATTGTTAGTAACGTTCATTGGGATAGTACTAGCTACGATTCTGGGTTTCATTATAGGTGTGGCACGCCTTTCATCCAACTGGATGGTGAGTAAGCTGGCAGCCGTTTACGTCGAAACTTTCCGTAATATTCCGCCGCTTTTGCAGATCCTTTTTTGGTATTTCGCTGTATTCTTATCGCTCCCAGGGCCGCGTAGTAGTATAAATATTCACAATCTTTTCTTTATAAGTAATCGAGGGTTGAGCATGCCGGGGGCTTCGGTCTCTGATGGGTTGACAGCATTCGTGATTTCAATCGGGATCGCCATAGTCTGTGTGCTTCTTATGGTTCGTTATGGCAATAAGCGTTTTTATGAAACTGGGCAGCCATTTCACAAGCTTTGGGCTGGAATTGGGCTCATGATCGTTATACCAGGGTGTAGTGCTTTTCTCTTCGGGAGTCCATTGCATTGGGATGTTCCTGAGCTTAAAGGCTTCAATTTTGTTGGTGGTTGGGTATTAATTCCAGAGCTTTTGGCTCTCACATTAGCTCTCACAATCTACACAGCTGCATTCATTGCCGAAATTGTGCGTTCGGGAATACGTTCAGTTAGTCACGGTCAAACCGAGGCTGCGAGATCACTGGGCTTGAAAGAAGGGCAAGTGCTACGGAAGGTTATAGTTCCTCAAGCCTTGAGGGTGATAATACCTCCGCTGACCAGTCAATACCTCAATCTCGCCAAAGGTTCCTCATTGGCTGCTGGTATTGGTTATCCAGAATTGGTATCTCTATTTGCTGGTACTGTGTTGAACCAAACCGGCCAAGCAATTGAACTGATTGCTATAACGATGAGTGTGTATTTAGTAATCAGTATTTCGATTTCACTACTGATGAACATCTATAATAAGCGCATCGCGCTCGTTGAGCGGTGA